A stretch of Paenibacillus mucilaginosus 3016 DNA encodes these proteins:
- a CDS encoding DEAD/DEAH box helicase → MTFQQLQLIPPIIKALAKENYTQPTPIQEQAIPPVLAGRDLFGCAQTGTGKTAAFLLPIIQLLSTQQGRPNGKRVIRSLILTPTRELAIQISDNAKAYGCFTNLRYGVIVGGVSQRPQEQLLEQGMDILIATPGRLIDLMNQGFVDLSHVQILVLDEADRMLDMGFIHDMKRIIAKLPVKRQTLFFSATMPPEITSLVNSLLKNPVKIEITPVSSTAERIKQMLYYVDKPNKLLLLIDLLQDKSIASALVFTRTKHGADRVVRGLTKAKITAQAIHGDKSQNARQAALNNFKSGATRLLVATDIAARGIDIEELSHVINYNLPNIPETYVHRIGRTGRAGLSGIAISFCENEEIPYLKDIEKLTKQKIPVVTDHPYPMTMTEPVPATVGADRANGAPSKDGARGHSGKSGGGRRRRRPHAGK, encoded by the coding sequence ATGACATTCCAACAATTACAGTTGATTCCCCCTATTATTAAAGCGCTGGCCAAGGAAAATTATACGCAGCCTACGCCTATTCAGGAGCAGGCAATCCCGCCGGTGCTGGCGGGCCGTGACTTGTTCGGCTGCGCCCAGACGGGGACCGGCAAGACAGCAGCATTCCTGCTGCCGATCATTCAGCTGCTGAGCACACAGCAGGGGCGCCCGAACGGCAAGCGCGTCATTCGTTCGCTGATCCTGACGCCTACGCGTGAGTTGGCTATTCAGATTTCCGACAACGCCAAAGCTTACGGATGCTTCACGAATCTGCGCTATGGTGTGATCGTGGGCGGCGTCTCGCAGAGGCCTCAGGAGCAGCTGCTGGAGCAGGGCATGGACATTCTGATTGCGACACCGGGTCGGCTGATCGACCTGATGAATCAAGGGTTCGTCGACCTGAGTCACGTGCAGATTCTGGTGTTGGACGAAGCCGATCGGATGCTCGACATGGGGTTCATTCATGATATGAAGCGGATCATTGCCAAGCTGCCGGTCAAGCGGCAGACGTTATTCTTCTCTGCGACGATGCCGCCCGAGATCACGTCCCTGGTAAACTCTTTGCTGAAGAATCCGGTGAAAATAGAGATTACCCCTGTTTCCTCAACGGCGGAGAGAATTAAGCAGATGCTCTACTATGTGGACAAGCCGAATAAACTGCTGCTGCTGATTGATCTGCTGCAGGACAAGTCGATCGCAAGTGCGCTCGTGTTCACCCGTACGAAGCACGGCGCGGACCGGGTGGTGCGCGGCTTGACGAAGGCGAAGATTACGGCGCAGGCCATTCATGGCGACAAGTCGCAGAATGCCCGCCAAGCAGCGCTGAATAACTTCAAGAGCGGTGCGACCCGCTTGCTGGTGGCGACGGACATCGCGGCACGGGGCATCGACATTGAAGAACTGTCGCACGTGATTAACTATAATTTGCCGAATATTCCGGAGACGTATGTCCATCGGATCGGCCGTACCGGACGTGCGGGCTTAAGCGGGATTGCGATTTCGTTCTGCGAGAACGAGGAGATTCCCTATCTGAAGGATATCGAGAAGCTGACGAAGCAGAAAATCCCAGTAGTTACAGATCATCCTTACCCGATGACGATGACGGAGCCGGTACCGGCGACGGTGGGGGCGGACAGAGCCAATGGTGCACCAT
- a CDS encoding Dps family protein — protein sequence MTIEAFLNKHIADWNVLYVKLRHYHWNVTGKQFFTLHTKFGELYSEAAVHVDELAERLLALGRRPVSTMTGYLELASIREAAGNESTADMVQAVAGDYTRMITGLKQGMEIAASAGDETTGDLLLAIRTSLEKQVWMMNAFLGNESLA from the coding sequence TTGACAATCGAAGCGTTTCTCAACAAACACATCGCGGATTGGAATGTCTTATACGTGAAGCTGCGCCATTACCATTGGAATGTCACAGGGAAGCAGTTCTTCACGCTGCACACGAAATTCGGGGAATTATATAGCGAAGCGGCCGTTCACGTCGATGAACTGGCGGAACGATTGCTTGCTCTGGGAAGAAGACCTGTCTCTACCATGACCGGTTATCTCGAGTTGGCTTCCATTCGGGAAGCCGCGGGAAACGAGTCCACGGCGGATATGGTGCAGGCCGTTGCAGGCGATTATACGCGGATGATCACGGGGTTGAAACAAGGAATGGAGATCGCAGCATCGGCGGGAGACGAGACAACCGGGGATCTGCTGTTGGCCATTCGCACGAGTCTAGAAAAGCAGGTGTGGATGATGAACGCCTTTTTGGGCAATGAATCGTTAGCGTAG
- a CDS encoding alpha/beta fold hydrolase, producing MAKITVGQENGNSIELHYEDAGTGKPVVLIHGWPLSGRSWEKQVPALVGAGYRVITYDRRGFGQSSQPWNGYDYDTFAADLHQLILHLDLRDVTLVGFSMGGGEVSRYIGTYGTERVSKAVLAGAIPPYLYKASDNPDGGFDDATIRGFLDGVKADRIAFMDGFMTNFFASGDRTDLVSEAFRLYNRDIAAFASPKGTIDCIKAFSYTDFRGDLEKFKLPTLILHGDADAIVPVEISGQRAHERIAGSQLFIIKGGPHGFNATHAEEFNSALLQFLNG from the coding sequence ATGGCAAAGATTACAGTTGGTCAGGAAAATGGAAATTCGATCGAGCTTCATTACGAGGACGCAGGAACGGGCAAACCGGTTGTGCTGATTCACGGCTGGCCGCTCAGCGGGAGGTCTTGGGAGAAGCAAGTGCCTGCTCTGGTAGGTGCCGGGTACCGCGTCATCACATACGACCGACGAGGCTTCGGCCAGTCTTCCCAACCATGGAACGGTTACGACTACGATACGTTCGCAGCAGACTTGCACCAGTTGATTCTGCATCTGGATCTTCGCGATGTGACGCTGGTCGGGTTCTCGATGGGCGGAGGGGAAGTATCGCGCTACATCGGCACCTATGGCACGGAGCGGGTATCGAAAGCGGTTCTGGCCGGTGCCATTCCGCCGTACTTGTATAAAGCTTCAGATAACCCGGATGGCGGATTCGACGATGCAACAATCCGAGGGTTCCTAGACGGGGTGAAGGCAGATCGGATTGCGTTTATGGATGGGTTCATGACGAATTTCTTCGCCTCCGGGGATAGAACCGACTTGGTTAGCGAAGCGTTCCGCTTGTACAATCGCGATATTGCGGCCTTCGCATCGCCAAAAGGAACGATCGATTGCATCAAGGCATTCAGCTATACGGATTTCCGCGGGGATCTGGAGAAATTCAAGTTGCCTACACTTATTCTGCATGGCGATGCCGATGCGATCGTGCCGGTAGAGATCAGCGGACAGAGGGCGCACGAGCGGATTGCCGGCAGTCAGCTCTTCATTATTAAAGGCGGACCGCACGGGTTCAATGCCACGCATGCCGAGGAATTCAACAGTGCATTGCTGCAATTCTTGAACGGCTAG
- a CDS encoding sensor histidine kinase produces the protein MDFTLLMLNAGVAVAMALQANFYFNSVFGKESSKPAKSMYIIGFIILDVLYLTVSLSEILSSLIALAFIFCLSLGYETELKLQIMFSLLYTVLFTLINSICISLIDPSMFLEENSTALRRNGQLVILLSCILMIAVVYIIRFLAKHRTYTLNLRYFLLFISVPVISTYQVNVLSIYSEKNLHFFLSIFGLIVLNILVVYVLDTVIAKFQLLNENNQLQKQMDYQNANYEKTVHSFKKVKSIIHDTNQQFLYVTECIERGRTAEASEHIRVTMNKIEAAYHRVNTGNLVIDALVTNALNIGQANGIRIDTELHMLDHEAAIERYDLCVALGNMLDNAIEASKRVKITEDRHIRIYIRSSDSALYIRVRNYVDREVTDLRSRKAIPDHHGYGLTNIERICEKYGGHMTIETGSHMFDNMVFLPFQAKESPA, from the coding sequence ATGGACTTTACGCTGCTGATGCTAAACGCGGGTGTGGCGGTGGCGATGGCTTTGCAGGCGAATTTCTATTTCAACTCTGTCTTTGGCAAGGAAAGCAGCAAGCCGGCGAAATCGATGTATATCATTGGGTTCATTATTCTAGATGTATTGTATTTGACGGTGTCCCTCTCAGAAATATTATCTTCGCTGATTGCACTGGCCTTCATATTCTGCCTGTCGCTTGGCTATGAAACGGAACTTAAACTGCAAATCATGTTCTCCTTGCTGTACACGGTGCTGTTTACGCTCATCAATTCCATATGCATATCCTTAATCGACCCTTCGATGTTTTTGGAGGAAAACAGCACTGCATTGAGAAGAAACGGGCAGCTAGTCATTCTATTGAGCTGTATCCTCATGATTGCCGTTGTTTATATCATCCGTTTTTTGGCCAAGCACAGAACATATACGTTGAACCTCCGTTATTTTCTGCTGTTTATCAGCGTACCGGTTATCAGCACCTATCAGGTAAACGTGCTGTCTATCTATAGCGAGAAAAACTTACATTTCTTCCTTTCGATCTTCGGTCTCATCGTTTTAAACATCCTTGTCGTCTATGTTCTCGATACAGTCATCGCCAAATTCCAGCTATTGAATGAAAATAATCAGCTTCAGAAGCAGATGGATTACCAGAATGCCAATTACGAAAAAACAGTGCACAGCTTCAAAAAAGTCAAAAGCATTATCCACGACACGAATCAGCAGTTCCTGTATGTGACGGAATGCATCGAACGGGGGAGGACGGCCGAAGCTAGCGAGCATATTCGCGTTACGATGAACAAGATTGAAGCTGCCTACCACAGGGTGAACACCGGCAACCTGGTGATCGACGCTCTGGTGACAAACGCACTGAACATCGGTCAGGCTAACGGAATCCGAATCGATACGGAGCTTCATATGCTGGATCATGAAGCTGCTATTGAGCGCTATGACCTTTGCGTGGCACTCGGAAACATGCTGGATAATGCCATCGAGGCTTCAAAAAGAGTGAAAATAACCGAGGATCGGCACATCCGTATTTATATCCGTTCAAGCGACTCTGCACTCTATATTCGCGTTCGCAATTATGTAGACAGGGAAGTAACCGATTTACGCAGTCGAAAGGCGATCCCGGATCATCATGGTTATGGGCTTACTAACATCGAGCGAATCTGTGAGAAATACGGTGGACACATGACGATTGAAACCGGCTCGCATATGTTTGATAATATGGTCTTTCTACCTTTTCAAGCCAAAGAATCCCCGGCGTAA